CGTCCGCTGGTCGGCAAGTGCTCCTCTGGACTAATCCCAACGCTGGCTCCCATTCGCGAATCGATACGATTGGCGCGGTCGAACAGCACCTGATCATGGCTGGCTACACCGTCATCCGGCCTAGTTCCCCCGAAGATCTCGCCGCCCGAGCCACCGCTGGACAAGCCGATCAATCGCTCCGAGCCGTCGTAGCTGCAGGTGGCGATGGAACGGTTGGGCTGGTACTGAACCAAACGCCTCCCGGCACACCGATCGTCGTCCTTCCGCTGGGAACTGAAAACCTACTGGCCAAGTATCTCGAGCACTCGCGCGATCCAGCTGCACTGGTCCGCATCATCGAGGAGGGGAATCTCCTGTCGCTCGATGCGGGGAATGCAAACGGGCGATTGTTCACACTGATGGCCGGGTGTGGTTTCGATGGCGAAGTGGTTCGGCGACTCCACCGGAAACGGCGTGGGCATATTGGCCACTGGTCGTATGCCAAACCGATCCTCGATGCGATACGTACTTATGAATATCCCTTGCTAACCGTCGATTACCGCGCGCCAGGGACACCGGAGGGAGCTTGGACCGGCACAGTGGAAGCTCGCTGGGTGTTTGTCGTAAATCTGCCCCGCTATGCCGGTGGACTCGCGATTTCCCCCACCGCAACGGGCACCGATGGCCTGCTTGATATCTGCACCTTCA
This window of the Pirellula staleyi DSM 6068 genome carries:
- a CDS encoding diacylglycerol kinase family protein encodes the protein MQAASGVIERSGKSSAGRQVLLWTNPNAGSHSRIDTIGAVEQHLIMAGYTVIRPSSPEDLAARATAGQADQSLRAVVAAGGDGTVGLVLNQTPPGTPIVVLPLGTENLLAKYLEHSRDPAALVRIIEEGNLLSLDAGNANGRLFTLMAGCGFDGEVVRRLHRKRRGHIGHWSYAKPILDAIRTYEYPLLTVDYRAPGTPEGAWTGTVEARWVFVVNLPRYAGGLAISPTATGTDGLLDICTFKEGSLLSGLYYLSAVVFGQQGAVHDFVKVQATHLRVQTTGKVPFQLDGDPGGELPLDISIEPGRLTVLVSDHWLDRHAQ